One Paenarthrobacter aurescens TC1 DNA window includes the following coding sequences:
- the trpC gene encoding indole-3-glycerol phosphate synthase (identified by match to protein family HMM PF00218), which translates to MTVLDDIIVGVKEDMEVRRGLVSLAELKERAANAAPARDAWAALGGPSSIRNDLKVIAEIKRRSPSKGDLASIADPASLAVQYADGGASVISVLTEQRRFGGSLADFDAVRAAVETPLLRKDFTVDEYQIWEARAHGADLILLIVAALSDAELADFSALSHELGMNVLVETHTEEEIERAVAAQAKIIGINVRNLKTLDVDRSVFGSLAGLIPAESVIVAESGVRGPEDVSHYAAGGANAILVGEALVSDSTPRERITEFKAAGAAAIAVRN; encoded by the coding sequence GTGACCGTTCTTGATGACATCATTGTTGGCGTCAAGGAGGACATGGAGGTCCGCCGCGGCCTCGTGTCCCTCGCGGAGCTGAAGGAGCGCGCCGCAAACGCTGCTCCTGCTCGTGATGCGTGGGCAGCCCTGGGTGGCCCTTCATCCATCCGCAACGACCTCAAAGTCATCGCTGAAATCAAGCGCCGCAGTCCATCCAAGGGTGATCTCGCATCCATCGCCGATCCTGCGTCCCTCGCAGTGCAGTATGCCGACGGCGGAGCTTCCGTCATCAGCGTCCTCACCGAACAGCGCCGGTTCGGCGGCTCGCTGGCTGACTTCGACGCGGTGCGTGCCGCCGTCGAAACGCCGTTGTTGCGTAAGGACTTCACTGTTGACGAGTACCAGATCTGGGAAGCCCGAGCCCATGGCGCCGACCTCATCCTGCTGATCGTCGCTGCATTGTCCGACGCCGAGCTTGCCGACTTCAGTGCGCTGAGCCATGAGCTTGGAATGAACGTGCTCGTGGAAACCCACACCGAGGAAGAAATCGAGCGCGCAGTTGCGGCGCAGGCCAAAATCATCGGCATCAATGTCCGCAACCTCAAAACGCTCGACGTCGATCGTTCCGTTTTTGGATCGCTGGCCGGTTTGATTCCGGCTGAGTCCGTCATCGTGGCCGAATCCGGCGTCCGAGGTCCGGAGGATGTCTCGCATTATGCCGCTGGTGGCGCCAACGCCATCCTGGTGGGGGAGGCGCTGGTCAGCGACTCCACGCCGCGCGAACGCATCACTGAATTCAAGGCAGCTGGAGCTGCCGCCATCGCCGTCAGGAACTGA
- the trpB gene encoding Tryptophan synthase, beta subunit (identified by match to protein family HMM PF00291; match to protein family HMM TIGR00263) produces MRLMVDAPTAGSEENAADAFLQGGPSLRNASGPYFGSYGGRWMPESLIAALDEVQDTFEKAKADPDFIAQLKDLNKNYSGRPSLLTEAKRFSEHAGGARIFLKREDLNHTGSHKINNVLGQALLAKRMGKTRVIAETGAGQHGVASATAAALLGLECVVYMGAEDCRRQALNVARMQLLGATVVPVTNGSQTLKDAINDALRDWVSNVEHTHYLLGTAAGAHPFPAMVRYFHEVIGEEARSQILEQTGKLPDAIAACIGGGSNAIGLFHAFLDDASVKIYGFEAGGEGVETGRHAAAISLGRPGVLHGARSYLMQDEDGQTIESHSISAGLDYPSVGPEHSYLADIGRVTYEAVTDTEAMDAFSLLCRTEGIIPAIESSHALAGAIKIGKRLTEGKETPSDVTVIVNLSGRGDKDVETAAAWFNMLDEEGHVKGTTLSTRKPKGPTEHTSEAAVDVNEDQK; encoded by the coding sequence GTGAGACTGATGGTCGACGCGCCAACAGCCGGCTCAGAAGAGAATGCGGCGGACGCATTCCTCCAAGGTGGCCCTTCGCTGCGGAATGCATCGGGGCCCTACTTTGGCAGCTATGGCGGACGCTGGATGCCCGAGTCGCTCATCGCCGCCCTTGACGAAGTCCAAGACACTTTTGAGAAAGCCAAAGCTGATCCCGATTTCATCGCTCAGCTGAAGGACCTCAACAAGAACTACTCCGGCAGGCCTTCCTTGCTGACCGAAGCCAAGCGCTTCTCGGAGCACGCCGGGGGAGCACGTATTTTCCTCAAGCGCGAGGACCTCAACCACACTGGCTCCCACAAGATCAACAACGTCCTGGGCCAGGCACTCCTCGCGAAGCGCATGGGCAAGACCCGCGTTATCGCTGAGACCGGTGCCGGTCAGCACGGCGTTGCGAGTGCCACGGCCGCAGCCCTGCTGGGCCTCGAGTGCGTGGTGTACATGGGTGCGGAGGATTGCCGTCGGCAGGCCTTGAACGTGGCCCGCATGCAGCTGCTGGGCGCCACGGTTGTTCCGGTAACCAATGGTTCCCAGACGCTCAAGGACGCCATTAACGATGCCCTTAGGGATTGGGTCTCCAACGTGGAGCACACCCACTACCTTCTGGGCACAGCAGCCGGTGCGCACCCCTTCCCCGCCATGGTCCGCTACTTCCACGAAGTTATCGGCGAAGAAGCGCGCAGCCAGATCCTGGAGCAAACCGGCAAGCTCCCTGACGCCATTGCTGCATGTATCGGTGGCGGCTCCAACGCCATTGGTTTGTTCCACGCTTTCCTTGATGACGCTTCCGTGAAGATCTACGGCTTTGAGGCCGGTGGCGAAGGTGTGGAAACGGGCCGCCACGCGGCTGCCATTTCCCTGGGCCGTCCAGGCGTACTGCACGGTGCCCGCTCCTACCTCATGCAGGACGAGGACGGCCAGACCATCGAGTCCCACTCCATTTCGGCCGGCTTGGACTACCCGAGCGTTGGTCCGGAGCACTCGTACCTGGCCGACATCGGGCGCGTAACCTATGAGGCCGTTACCGACACAGAGGCCATGGATGCCTTCAGCCTCCTCTGCCGGACCGAGGGCATCATTCCCGCCATTGAGTCCTCGCACGCCCTGGCCGGTGCCATCAAGATCGGCAAGCGGCTCACGGAGGGCAAGGAAACTCCCTCGGACGTGACGGTGATCGTCAATCTGTCCGGACGCGGTGACAAGGACGTGGAGACTGCCGCTGCCTGGTTCAACATGTTGGACGAGGAAGGGCACGTCAAGGGCACTACGCTGTCCACGCGAAAGCCCAAGGGACCAACTGAGCACACGTCCGAAGCAGCCGTGGATGTCAACGAGGACCAGAAGTGA
- the trpA gene encoding Tryptophan synthase, alpha subunit (identified by match to protein family HMM PF00290; match to protein family HMM TIGR00262) translates to MTEEFASKSAGAIDRAKADGRAALVGYLPAGYPTVQESIEAGIALARNGADLIEIGIPYSDPVMDGPVIQAATTEAISNGFRVSNVFDVVAGITAATDAAVLVMTYWNPVMRMGVDEFSRRLAEAGGAGLITPDLVPDEAHEWFEASDKYGLDRVFLVAPSSTPERLDMTVKASRGFVYAVSIMGVTGTRTSVSSSAQDVVARAHAAGAERVCVGLGVSNPDHVREIAAYADGVIVGTALVAALRDGGVDAVGQLTKNLSAGLGRAAAEA, encoded by the coding sequence ATGACTGAAGAATTCGCCAGCAAATCCGCAGGCGCCATTGACCGCGCAAAAGCAGACGGCCGCGCCGCGCTGGTGGGCTACCTCCCCGCGGGCTACCCGACGGTTCAGGAGAGCATCGAGGCCGGCATAGCCCTGGCCCGCAACGGTGCTGACCTCATCGAAATCGGCATTCCGTATTCCGATCCAGTGATGGACGGCCCTGTCATCCAGGCCGCTACCACCGAAGCGATTTCCAACGGATTCCGGGTGTCCAACGTCTTTGACGTGGTTGCCGGCATTACCGCAGCTACTGATGCGGCCGTTCTGGTCATGACGTACTGGAACCCTGTCATGCGCATGGGCGTGGACGAGTTTTCTCGCCGTTTGGCCGAGGCCGGGGGAGCAGGGCTCATCACCCCGGACCTGGTCCCGGACGAGGCTCATGAGTGGTTCGAAGCCTCAGATAAGTACGGCTTGGACCGGGTGTTCCTTGTGGCGCCCTCGTCCACTCCGGAGCGACTGGACATGACGGTCAAGGCAAGCCGCGGCTTCGTCTACGCTGTCTCGATCATGGGTGTCACCGGAACGCGCACCTCCGTCAGCAGCAGCGCTCAAGACGTAGTGGCCCGCGCCCATGCGGCCGGTGCCGAACGCGTTTGCGTGGGGTTGGGCGTCTCCAACCCGGATCACGTCCGCGAAATCGCTGCCTATGCGGACGGCGTGATCGTGGGTACGGCTTTGGTGGCGGCCCTCCGCGATGGCGGCGTGGACGCCGTCGGACAACTCACCAAGAACCTCAGCGCCGGCTTGGGCCGCGCAGCTGCAGAAGCCTAG
- the lgt gene encoding prolipoprotein diacylglyceryl transferase (identified by match to protein family HMM PF01790; match to protein family HMM TIGR00544) codes for MVPLSIPSPSWSGFDIPLPWGTLRIHAYALCILAGIIVGLWLTSARWKRRGTPEGSLWDIAIWAIPFGIIGGRLYHVFSSPDAYFGPGFDGTGDLSLIPQIQRGGLGIWGAVILGAVGAWIGCRRAGVKLTAFLDAAAPGLLLAQAIGRLGNWFNQELFGAPTTLPWGLEIDPANANFPPDMAAGTLFHPTFLYEMVWNLVGVAILLLLDKKFNFRWGRLFWLYAVYYTLGRVWIEALRIDDAEQISLFGITTRLNVWTSILVFVASLAIFFILGRRGRPVPDSPYLPGREPENETEKEPVAVTSVTSHDVDASVSDSGSRGNLPDNQSDPGHVDEPQESAGDAGKDIKSGTGSTSAATAARKAPGSTPKADDTK; via the coding sequence ATGGTCCCACTGAGTATCCCGAGCCCATCGTGGTCCGGATTCGACATTCCGCTGCCGTGGGGGACGTTGCGCATCCACGCTTACGCCCTCTGCATCCTGGCGGGCATCATCGTTGGCCTGTGGCTGACCTCGGCTCGTTGGAAGCGCCGCGGTACCCCCGAGGGCAGCCTGTGGGACATCGCCATCTGGGCAATTCCCTTCGGCATCATCGGCGGCCGCCTCTACCACGTGTTCTCTTCACCGGACGCGTACTTTGGGCCCGGCTTTGACGGCACGGGCGACCTCTCCCTGATTCCCCAGATCCAGCGCGGTGGTCTGGGTATTTGGGGTGCCGTGATCCTTGGCGCTGTTGGTGCGTGGATCGGCTGCCGGCGTGCCGGCGTCAAACTGACCGCCTTCCTTGACGCAGCTGCCCCCGGACTGTTGCTCGCGCAGGCAATCGGCCGTTTAGGAAACTGGTTCAACCAGGAACTCTTCGGCGCTCCCACCACCTTGCCTTGGGGCCTTGAGATTGATCCCGCGAATGCCAACTTCCCGCCGGACATGGCCGCAGGTACGCTCTTCCACCCCACGTTCCTTTACGAAATGGTGTGGAACCTGGTTGGCGTCGCCATCCTGCTGCTGCTGGACAAGAAGTTCAACTTCCGTTGGGGCCGGCTCTTCTGGCTGTACGCCGTTTACTACACCCTTGGGCGCGTGTGGATTGAAGCGCTGCGCATTGACGACGCGGAGCAGATAAGCCTCTTTGGCATCACTACCAGGCTCAACGTATGGACGAGCATTCTTGTGTTCGTCGCCTCACTGGCAATCTTCTTTATCCTTGGCAGGCGGGGCCGGCCGGTGCCTGATTCTCCTTATTTGCCGGGCCGCGAGCCTGAAAACGAAACGGAAAAGGAGCCCGTTGCGGTGACCAGCGTCACCAGTCATGATGTGGACGCATCTGTCTCAGATAGTGGTTCGCGTGGTAATCTCCCAGATAACCAAAGCGATCCGGGCCACGTTGACGAGCCGCAGGAATCAGCAGGGGACGCGGGTAAGGACATCAAGTCCGGTACGGGTTCCACATCTGCTGCTACTGCCGCAAGGAAGGCCCCCGGATCCACGCCGAAGGCAGACGACACCAAGTAG
- the gltB gene encoding glutamate synthase large subunit (identified by match to protein family HMM PF00310; match to protein family HMM PF01493; match to protein family HMM PF01645; match to protein family HMM PF04898), protein MTHLHNPGWSENIEPQGAMSPFKRFAALPEAQGLYNPDKEKDACGLAIIATLRGEPGYDIVEAALTALRNLEHRGAVGADEGTGDGAGLLMQVPDEFFRAVTDFELPAPGQYVVGTAFLPAESREAETAKAGIEALAADEGLTVLGWREVPVVADLVGAMARACMPYFSQPFFASATGEQLEHNELDSRAWRIRKRAQNKFGVYFPSLSSRTIVYKGMLTTAQLEPFYPDLSDKRFKTKLAIVHSRFSTNTFPSWPLAQPFRTIAHNGEINTVKGNRNWMRARQSQLASPLLGSVPEELYPICTPGASDSASFDEVAELLWLSGRPITHSIMMMIPEAWENHATMDPARRAFYEYHSLLMEPWDGPAAVSFTDGSLVGATLDRNGLRPGRYWITEDGLIIFASEVGVIEVEPSNVVKKGRVAPGKMFLVDTEAGRIIDDAEVKAEVAAANPWAEWLKDNLIDINELPEREHVVHTAASVNIRQRTFGYTTEELKILLGPMSRTGAEPLGAMGSDTPVAVLSKRPRLLFDYFVQSFAQVTNPPLDAIREELVTSLKCAIGPNGNLLDGKQVRQPQISLPFPVINNDQLAKIANIESPDGDRIAMKVRGLYRPEGGEAALRARLTEICEQVSGAINRGVQYVVLSDRDSNAQWAPIPSLLLVSAVHHHLLRSANRTKTALVVEAGDVRETHHVAVLIGYGASAVNPYLAMESVEQLISNGDVVGVTPEDGVYNLIKGLGKGVLKIMSKMGISTVASYTGAQTFEALGLSQELVDEFFSGTHSQLGGVGLDVIAAEVSARHQMAYPEGGIEHPHQPLLGGGEYQWRRDGEPHLFNPETVFRLQHATRERRYDIFKSYTKGIDDQSENLMTLRGLLKFKDGVRPAVPLEEVEPVSSIVKRFSTGAMSYGSISKEAHETLAIAMNRLGAKSNTGEGGEDVDRLLDPERRSAIKQIASGRFGVTSLYLTNADDIQIKMAQGAKPGEGGQLMAQKVYPWVARTRHSTPGVGLISPPPHHDIYSIEDLAQLIYDAKRANPSARVHVKLVSEVGIGTVASGVTKAKADVVLVSGHDGGTGASPLNSLKHAGVPWELGLAETQQTLMLNGLRDRVVVQVDGQLKTGRDVVIAALLGGEEYGFATAPLVVSGCIMMRVCHLDTCPVGVATQNPELRSRFNGKPEFVVNFFEFLAEEVREILADLGFRSLEEAIGHAEVLDTREAINHWKAEGLDLDPILHGLEFDDDVPLRNMTAQNHELDKHFDQRLITMAQEALSDRMPVKITLDVINTDRSVGTMLGHVVTKTFSTDVLATDTIDVTLNGTAGQSLGAFLPAGITLRMFGDSNDYVGKGLSGGRIIVRPDRTNVFQAEQNVIAGNVIGYGATSGEMFLRGQVGERFLVRNSGATAVVEGIGDHGCEYMTGGQTLIIGRTGRNFGAGMSGGTAYVLDLQPERVNKLALDTGELQLLELDAEDRDIVHGLLTKHVEETESVLAGRLLENFDDTAARITKVLPRDYAAVLQTRLDAIEEGLDPDGEEVWSRILEVTGG, encoded by the coding sequence ATGACCCATCTTCATAACCCCGGTTGGTCCGAAAATATCGAACCTCAGGGTGCCATGTCTCCATTCAAGCGCTTTGCCGCGCTCCCGGAGGCGCAGGGTCTTTACAACCCTGACAAGGAGAAGGACGCCTGCGGCCTGGCAATTATTGCCACGCTTCGCGGGGAACCGGGATACGACATCGTGGAAGCGGCGCTCACCGCCCTCCGCAATCTCGAACACCGCGGCGCCGTGGGCGCCGACGAAGGTACCGGCGACGGTGCGGGTCTGCTCATGCAGGTTCCGGACGAGTTCTTCCGGGCCGTCACCGACTTTGAACTGCCTGCCCCTGGCCAGTACGTGGTGGGCACAGCCTTCCTCCCCGCTGAGTCCCGCGAAGCAGAAACCGCGAAGGCCGGCATTGAAGCGCTTGCAGCCGACGAGGGCCTGACCGTCCTCGGCTGGCGTGAAGTTCCAGTAGTCGCCGATCTCGTGGGCGCCATGGCACGGGCCTGTATGCCGTACTTCTCGCAGCCGTTCTTTGCATCCGCCACCGGTGAACAGCTTGAGCACAATGAGCTCGACTCCCGCGCCTGGCGCATCCGCAAGCGTGCCCAGAACAAGTTCGGCGTGTACTTCCCGTCGCTGTCCTCGCGCACCATCGTGTACAAGGGCATGCTGACCACCGCCCAGCTGGAGCCGTTCTACCCGGACCTTTCGGACAAGCGCTTCAAGACGAAGCTCGCCATTGTCCACTCGCGCTTCTCCACCAACACCTTCCCCTCATGGCCTTTGGCGCAGCCTTTCCGCACCATCGCCCACAACGGTGAAATCAACACGGTCAAGGGCAACCGCAACTGGATGCGTGCCCGCCAGTCACAGCTGGCCAGCCCGCTGCTTGGCTCAGTTCCCGAAGAGCTGTACCCCATTTGCACCCCGGGTGCCTCGGACTCTGCTTCCTTCGATGAGGTGGCCGAGCTCCTCTGGCTCTCCGGCCGTCCGATCACGCACTCGATCATGATGATGATCCCGGAGGCGTGGGAGAACCACGCCACCATGGATCCCGCCCGCCGTGCGTTCTACGAGTACCACTCACTGCTCATGGAGCCGTGGGATGGTCCGGCCGCTGTCTCCTTCACGGACGGCAGCCTCGTTGGCGCAACGCTGGACCGCAACGGCCTGCGCCCGGGACGCTACTGGATCACCGAAGACGGCCTCATCATCTTCGCCTCCGAAGTTGGCGTGATCGAGGTTGAGCCTTCCAACGTGGTCAAGAAGGGCCGCGTTGCCCCGGGCAAGATGTTCCTGGTTGACACCGAGGCCGGCCGCATCATTGACGACGCCGAGGTCAAGGCGGAGGTCGCTGCAGCCAATCCATGGGCCGAGTGGCTCAAGGACAACCTGATCGACATCAATGAACTCCCCGAGCGCGAGCACGTGGTTCACACGGCTGCGTCCGTGAACATCCGTCAGCGGACCTTCGGTTACACCACTGAAGAGCTGAAGATCCTGCTCGGACCGATGTCCCGCACCGGCGCCGAGCCCTTGGGCGCCATGGGTTCGGACACTCCCGTAGCCGTGCTTTCCAAGCGGCCGCGTCTGCTGTTCGACTACTTCGTGCAGTCCTTCGCGCAGGTCACCAACCCGCCGCTGGACGCCATCCGCGAAGAACTCGTCACTTCGCTGAAGTGCGCCATCGGCCCCAACGGCAACCTGTTGGACGGCAAGCAGGTCCGCCAGCCGCAGATCTCCCTGCCGTTCCCCGTGATCAACAACGATCAACTCGCCAAGATCGCGAACATCGAAAGCCCCGACGGCGACCGCATCGCCATGAAGGTCCGCGGCCTATACCGCCCAGAGGGCGGAGAAGCAGCACTCCGTGCGCGCTTGACCGAGATCTGTGAGCAGGTTTCCGGTGCGATCAACCGTGGCGTGCAGTACGTTGTGCTGTCCGATCGTGACTCGAATGCGCAGTGGGCTCCGATTCCGTCGCTCCTGCTGGTCAGTGCAGTCCACCACCACCTGCTCCGCAGCGCCAACCGCACCAAGACCGCGCTCGTGGTCGAGGCCGGCGACGTCCGCGAGACGCACCACGTGGCTGTACTCATCGGTTACGGCGCATCTGCCGTCAACCCGTACCTGGCCATGGAATCGGTGGAACAGCTGATCTCCAACGGCGACGTTGTGGGCGTAACTCCGGAAGACGGCGTCTACAACCTCATCAAGGGCCTCGGCAAGGGTGTCCTGAAGATCATGTCCAAGATGGGCATCTCCACTGTGGCTTCTTACACGGGCGCCCAGACGTTCGAGGCCTTGGGCTTGTCCCAGGAGCTCGTAGACGAATTCTTCTCCGGCACGCACTCCCAGTTGGGTGGCGTCGGACTGGACGTCATCGCAGCTGAAGTTTCGGCCCGCCACCAGATGGCGTACCCCGAAGGTGGCATTGAGCACCCGCACCAGCCGCTGCTGGGCGGCGGCGAGTACCAGTGGCGCCGCGACGGCGAACCGCACCTCTTCAACCCGGAGACGGTGTTCCGTCTTCAGCACGCCACCCGCGAACGCCGTTACGACATCTTCAAGTCCTACACCAAGGGTATTGACGATCAGTCCGAGAACCTGATGACCCTCCGCGGGCTCCTCAAGTTCAAGGATGGCGTGCGTCCGGCCGTTCCGCTCGAGGAAGTGGAGCCCGTCTCCAGCATCGTGAAGCGTTTCTCCACGGGTGCCATGAGCTACGGTTCCATCTCCAAGGAAGCCCACGAGACCCTGGCAATTGCCATGAACCGTTTGGGCGCCAAGTCCAACACCGGTGAAGGTGGCGAGGACGTTGACCGCTTGTTGGATCCAGAGCGCCGTTCTGCCATCAAGCAGATCGCTTCGGGCCGCTTCGGTGTCACCAGCTTGTACCTGACCAACGCCGACGACATCCAGATCAAGATGGCCCAGGGCGCCAAGCCTGGCGAGGGTGGCCAGTTGATGGCCCAGAAGGTCTACCCCTGGGTAGCCCGGACGCGTCACTCAACCCCAGGTGTCGGACTCATTTCGCCGCCCCCGCACCACGACATTTACTCGATCGAAGACCTCGCGCAGCTCATTTACGATGCCAAGCGCGCCAACCCTTCGGCCCGGGTCCACGTGAAGCTGGTGTCGGAAGTCGGGATCGGCACGGTGGCGTCCGGCGTCACCAAGGCGAAGGCCGACGTCGTGCTTGTTTCAGGTCACGACGGCGGTACCGGCGCCTCGCCGCTGAACTCGCTCAAGCACGCGGGCGTGCCGTGGGAACTCGGCCTCGCCGAGACCCAGCAGACCCTCATGCTCAACGGTCTGCGTGACCGTGTGGTGGTTCAGGTTGACGGACAGCTCAAGACCGGCCGCGACGTTGTCATTGCTGCGCTGCTCGGTGGCGAGGAATACGGTTTTGCCACCGCTCCGCTGGTGGTTTCCGGCTGCATCATGATGCGCGTCTGCCACCTGGACACCTGCCCGGTTGGCGTTGCCACGCAGAACCCTGAGCTGCGCTCCCGGTTCAACGGCAAGCCCGAATTCGTGGTCAACTTCTTTGAGTTCCTCGCAGAAGAAGTCCGCGAAATCCTGGCCGACCTCGGTTTCCGCAGCTTGGAAGAGGCAATCGGCCACGCCGAAGTCCTGGACACCCGCGAAGCGATCAACCACTGGAAGGCCGAAGGGCTGGACCTCGACCCCATCCTGCACGGGCTGGAGTTCGACGACGACGTGCCGCTGCGCAACATGACCGCCCAGAACCACGAGCTGGACAAGCACTTCGATCAGCGACTGATCACCATGGCACAGGAAGCACTCAGCGACCGCATGCCCGTCAAGATCACTCTGGACGTCATCAACACGGACCGGTCCGTGGGTACGATGCTCGGCCACGTGGTGACCAAGACGTTCAGCACCGATGTGCTGGCAACCGACACGATCGATGTGACGCTGAACGGTACCGCGGGCCAGTCCCTCGGCGCTTTCCTGCCGGCCGGCATCACGCTGCGCATGTTCGGCGACTCCAACGACTACGTGGGCAAGGGCCTCTCCGGTGGACGCATCATCGTTCGTCCGGACCGCACCAACGTGTTCCAAGCGGAGCAAAACGTCATCGCCGGTAACGTCATCGGCTATGGCGCCACCAGCGGTGAAATGTTCCTGCGTGGCCAGGTTGGCGAACGTTTCCTCGTCCGCAACTCCGGTGCCACCGCCGTCGTCGAAGGTATTGGCGATCACGGGTGCGAGTACATGACCGGTGGCCAGACGCTGATCATCGGCCGCACGGGCCGCAACTTCGGTGCCGGCATGTCCGGCGGTACGGCCTATGTGCTGGACCTGCAGCCTGAGCGCGTCAACAAGTTGGCCCTCGACACCGGTGAACTCCAGCTCCTGGAGCTGGACGCCGAGGACCGCGACATCGTCCACGGCCTGCTCACCAAGCACGTTGAGGAAACCGAATCCGTTTTGGCCGGCCGTCTGCTCGAAAACTTCGACGACACCGCCGCCCGCATCACCAAAGTGCTGCCGCGCGACTACGCCGCAGTCCTGCAAACCCGTCTCGACGCCATCGAAGAGGGCCTTGACCCCGATGGCGAAGAAGTATGGTCACGAATCCTGGAGGTAACCGGTGGCTGA
- a CDS encoding putative NADH/NADPH dependent glutamate synthases, small subunit (identified by match to protein family HMM PF07992; match to protein family HMM TIGR01317), with amino-acid sequence MADPRGFLKVRQRETQPRRPVPVRILDWKEVYEAQEKGVLKSQAGRCMDCGVPFCHQGCPLGNLIPEWNDLVWRDKGEEAIERLHATNNFPEFTGRLCPAPCEASCVLGINQPAVTIKQVEVSIIDQAFDNDWVQPLPPTRLTGKTVAVVGSGPAGLAVAQQLTRVGHTVAVYERDDKIGGLLRYGIPDFKMEKEQVDRRLEQMKAEGTRFRTGVAVGTDVTWEQLRRRYDAVVVATGATVPRDLPIPGRDLDGVHFAMDYLVPSNRKVAGENPENHIDARGKHVVILGGGDTGADCIGTAHRHQAASVTTLAIGKQPPAERATHQPWPTFPTLFEVASAHEEGGERTYLASTVEFVGENGKLTGVKVAETEFVDGKRLPKAGTERIIPADLVFLSLGFTGAEPAGITEQVSAEFDGRGNVARDGYYMTNTEGVFVAGDAGRGQSLIVWAIAEGRACAAAVDRFLMGSTILPAPVAPTDRAIAVL; translated from the coding sequence GTGGCTGATCCACGCGGATTTTTGAAGGTCCGGCAGCGCGAGACGCAGCCACGCCGTCCCGTTCCCGTCCGCATCTTGGACTGGAAAGAGGTTTACGAAGCCCAGGAAAAGGGCGTCCTGAAGAGCCAGGCGGGACGCTGCATGGACTGCGGTGTGCCGTTCTGCCACCAGGGCTGCCCGCTGGGCAACCTCATTCCTGAGTGGAACGACCTCGTTTGGCGGGATAAGGGTGAAGAAGCGATTGAGCGTCTTCACGCTACGAACAACTTCCCGGAGTTCACGGGCCGGCTGTGCCCTGCACCCTGTGAAGCTTCCTGCGTGCTGGGTATCAACCAGCCTGCCGTGACCATCAAGCAGGTTGAGGTCTCGATCATCGACCAAGCCTTCGACAACGACTGGGTTCAGCCCCTTCCGCCCACACGCCTCACCGGCAAGACGGTGGCTGTGGTTGGTTCCGGTCCCGCAGGCCTGGCTGTGGCACAGCAGTTGACCCGAGTGGGCCACACTGTTGCAGTGTACGAGCGCGACGACAAGATCGGCGGCCTGCTCCGCTACGGCATCCCCGACTTCAAGATGGAGAAGGAACAGGTTGACCGCCGCCTGGAGCAGATGAAGGCCGAAGGCACTCGCTTCCGTACCGGCGTTGCCGTTGGTACGGACGTGACATGGGAGCAACTGCGACGCCGTTACGACGCCGTTGTAGTCGCTACCGGCGCCACCGTCCCGCGCGACCTGCCGATCCCTGGCCGTGACCTCGACGGTGTGCACTTCGCCATGGATTACCTTGTCCCGTCCAACCGCAAGGTGGCAGGGGAGAACCCTGAGAACCACATTGATGCGCGCGGCAAGCATGTTGTCATCCTTGGTGGTGGCGATACCGGTGCTGACTGCATCGGCACCGCCCACCGCCACCAGGCCGCCTCGGTGACCACGCTCGCGATCGGCAAGCAGCCGCCCGCCGAACGTGCCACCCACCAGCCGTGGCCGACGTTCCCCACCCTGTTCGAGGTCGCCAGCGCCCACGAAGAAGGCGGCGAGCGTACCTACCTTGCATCCACCGTTGAGTTCGTTGGAGAAAACGGCAAACTCACCGGCGTCAAAGTTGCTGAAACCGAGTTCGTGGACGGCAAACGCCTGCCCAAGGCCGGTACAGAACGAATCATTCCAGCTGACCTTGTGTTCTTGAGCCTGGGCTTTACCGGTGCTGAGCCGGCAGGTATCACGGAGCAGGTCAGCGCCGAATTCGACGGTCGGGGCAACGTTGCCCGCGACGGCTACTACATGACGAACACCGAGGGCGTGTTCGTTGCCGGTGATGCCGGACGTGGCCAGTCACTGATTGTGTGGGCCATTGCGGAAGGCCGTGCGTGCGCGGCCGCAGTGGACAGGTTCCTGATGGGAAGCACCATTCTCCCGGCACCGGTCGCCCCCACCGACCGGGCGATAGCGGTCTTATAG